Proteins encoded by one window of Cannabis sativa cultivar Pink pepper isolate KNU-18-1 chromosome 4, ASM2916894v1, whole genome shotgun sequence:
- the LOC115714267 gene encoding F-box protein At1g70590: protein MKRRPWPFRSNGSRLSALPSPNINGGKEDERARRQRSTKFTTLTPSWISPSRQIQSRSIPSSSTSKDGGDFTALPYDVLTKIAASFGVGDLRTASLVCKPWCDALRPLREAMMLLRWGKRFKHGRGGVRPNLDKALDSFLKGAARGSTLAMVDAGLVYWESGNKDKAMALYHKASALGDPAGKFNLGVAYLQAEPANAKEAVRWFYESAMAGYVRAQYQLALCLHQGRGLERNDMQEAAKWYLKAAEGGYVRAMYNVSLCYSFGEGLRQCHRLARKWMKRAADRGHAKAQFEHGLALFSEGDLFKAVVYLELATRAGETAAAHVKNVILQRLSEKSRDRVLVLADNWQALPSGS, encoded by the exons ATGAAACGAAGACCGTGGCCGTTTCGATCGAACGGCTCACGTCTCTCCGCCCTTCCATCTCCCAACATCAACGGTGGAAAAGAGGATGAACGCGCGAGGAGACAACGGAGCACCAAATTCACCACCCTCACACCTTCATGGATATCTCCAAGCCGTCAGATTCAATCGCGCTCGATACCTTCATCTTCGACTTCGAAGGACGGCGGTGATTTCACCGCACTTCCTTACGACGTACTGACGAAAATCGCAGCCTCCTTCGGCGTCGGCGATCTCAGAACGGCGTCGTTAGTGTGCAAGCCCTGGTGCGACGCGCTCCGGCCATTGAGGGAGGCGATGATGTTGTTGAGGTGGGGGAAAAGGTTTAAACACGGCCGCGGTGGAGTTCGGCCCAATTTGGATAAAGCTCTCGACTCATTCTTGAAAGGCGCGGCTCGTGGCTCGACTCTAGCTATGGTCGATGCCGGTCTTGTGTATTGGGAGTCGGGGAATAAGGACAAGGCCATGGCTCTGTATCACAAAGCTTCAGCCTTAGGAGACCCTGCTGGGAAATTCAATTTGGGGGTTGCTTATTTGCAAG CTGAACCTGCAAATGCTAAAGAAGCTGTGAGATGGTTTTATGAATCTGCCATGGCTGGCTATGTTCGTGCTCAGTACCAACTTGCACTTTGTCTGCATCAAGGTCGAGGGTTGGAACGTAATGACATGCAAGAAGCT GCTAAATGGTACCTGAAAGCTGCTGAAGGTGGCTATGTCCGTGCCATGTATAATGTTTCCCTGTGCTACTCGTTTGGGGAAGGCTTGAGACAGTGTCATCGACTAGCAAGAAAATGGATGAAGAGGGCAGCTGACCGCGGTCATGCTAAAGCTCAATTTGAACACGGACTCGCACTCTTCTCA GAGGGAGATTTGTTTAAAGCTGTAGTGTATCTGGAGCTTGCGACCCGAGCTGGTGAAACAGCAGCAGCCCATGTCAAAAATGTGATTCTTCAACGATTGTCAGAGAAATCTCGTGATAGAGTCCTGGTTCTTGCAGACAATTGGCAAGCTTTGCCGTCAGGGTCATGA
- the LOC115714675 gene encoding uncharacterized protein LOC115714675, with amino-acid sequence MIDSVWDSVDSSILKPSKPIFSRKKITVPTGEKRIVLMASEEKRIEDELSYPILLSERVRSAVDEAESFKLECMEVGKHVDRITQMLRTLVRFSTTTPSLYERPVRRVVAEVSKNLERALTLVRKCKRQSVLRRVVTITSAADFRRLFVLLESSVGDMKWLVGIFDFDNGGDGLGGIVSLPPIASNDPIISWVWSSIASIQMGQLPYRIEAANQLASLAQDNDRNKKIIIEEDGVSPLLKLLKESSSPEAQIAAATALCNLANEQERVRSIVSEVGIPVIVQVLGDSPMRVQARVARLVAKMAKHDPVAQDDFARENVIRPLVTLLSFETYVDDSKLLPGKHSIHSIVQINKEWEKKHLGVPNSKNNSYKNLNSLTNSYSYLYMEGGHNRAGNHRKERESEKPELKLELKISCAEALWMLAKGSVANSRKITETKGLLCLAKSVESEVGELQFNCLMTLTEITAAAELNSDLRRAAFKTNSHAAKAVVDQLLRLVTEVDSPTLQIPGIRSIGSLARTFPVRETRVIGPLVNQLSHRDLDVATEATISLGKFACPDNFLHMEHSKSIIEFNGIPPLLKLLRASEQSQLHGLILLCYLALHAGNNDSLDQSRVLIALEGSLTSDRTLIMQHSKLKDLVPKAIYHLNLYHAGGHSQRMSFVP; translated from the coding sequence ATGATTGACTCAGTGTGGGACTCAGTTGACTCGTCCATTCTAAAACCCAGTAAACCTATTTTCTCGCGAAAGAAAATTACAGTGCCGACTGGCGAGAAACGAATCGTTTTGATGGCTTCAGAGGAGAAGCGAATCGAGGACGAGTTGTCGTATCCGATACTCTTATCGGAGCGAGTTCGGTCGGCGGTAGATGAAGCCGAATCGTTCAAGCTCGAGTGCATGGAAGTGGGTAAACATGTCGACCGGATTACCCAAATGCTCCGAACTTTAGTTCGATTCTCGACTACAACGCCTTCCTTGTACGAGCGTCCGGTCCGGCGGGTTGTCGCCGAGGTTTCCAAGAATTTGGAGCGGGCTCTTACTTTAGTCCGGAAGTGTAAACGCCAGAGCGTGCTCCGCCGCGTCGTTACTATTACCAGCGCCGCCGATTTTCGAAGACTTTTCGTTCTTCTAGAATCTTCCGTCGGAGATATGAAATGGCTAGTCGGAATATTCGACTTCGATAACGGCGGTGATGGACTCGGTGGAATCGTTTCTCTTCCTCCAATCGCTAGTAATGATCCGATCATCTCGTGGGTTTGGTCATCGATAGCTTCTATTCAAATGGGTCAACTCCCTTATCGAATTGAGGCGGCTAACCAGCTTGCTTCGTTGGCTCAAGACAATGATCGGAACAAGAAGATTATAATCGAGGAAGATGGGGTTTCGCCATTGTTGAAGCTTTTGAAGGAGAGTTCTTCGCCAGAGGCTCAAATCGCCGCCGCTACTGCGCTTTGTAATTTGGCAAATGAGCAAGAAAGGGTTAGGAGTATTGTGAGTGAGGTTGGGATTCCAGTTATTGTGCAGGTTCTTGGGGATTCACCTATGAGAGTTCAGGCTCGGGTGGCAAGACTGGTGGCTAAGATGGCTAAGCATGATCCTGTTGCCCAAGATGATTTTGCTAGAGAAAATGTGATTAGACCACTTGTGACATTGTTATCATTTGAGACTTATGTTGACGATTCCAAGCTTCTTCCTGGTAAGCATAGTATTCATTCAATTGTTCAGATTAATAAGGAATGGGAGAAAAAACATTTGGGTGTTCCAAATAGCAAGAATAATTCTTATAAGAATTTGAATTCACTCACAAATTCGTACTCTTATTTGTATATGGAGGGGGGTCATAATAGAGCTGGGAATCATAGGAAAGAGAGGGAGAGTGAGAAACCTGAGTTGAAACTTGAGCTTAAGATTAGTTGTGCTGAGGCCTTGTGGATGCTTGCTAAAGGTAGTGTGGCCAATAGTAGGAAAATAACTGAGACGAAAGGCCTTCTTTGCTTGGCCAAATCTGTTGAGAGTGAAGTTGGAGAGTTGCAGTTCAATTGTTTGATGACTCTAACAGAGATAACAGCTGCGGCTGAATTGAACTCCGACCTCAGACGAGCTGCTTTCAAGACCAATTCTCATGCTGCAAAAGCTGTTGTTGATCAACTCTTGAGGTTGGTTACAGAGGTGGATAGTCCAACATTGCAAATCCCTGGTATTAGATCAATTGGTTCATTGGCTAGGACTTTCCCGGTTAGGGAGACTCGGGTTATTGGTCCTTTAGTGAATCAACTTAGCCATAGAGACTTGGATGTGGCTACAGAGGCCACCATTTCACTTGGGAAGTTTGCTTGCCCGGATAATTTTCTTCACATGGAGCATTCGAAGTCTATAATCGAATTCAATGGTATCCCACCTTTGTTGAAACTGCTTAGAGCCAGTGAACAGTCACAGTTGCATGGACTAATTCTTCTTTGCTACCTTGCATTACATGCTGGCAACAATGATTCTTTGGATCAGTCCAGAGTTTTGATTGCTCTTGAAGGTTCTTTAACTTCTGATCGTACACTAATTATGCAACATTCCAAGTTGAAAGATTTGGTACCAAAGGCAATATATCACCTTAATCTGTATCATGCTGGAGGTCATTCTCAAAGAATGTCTTTTGTGCCTTGA